The DNA region ATCATACGGGCAAACATGGAATACTAAGCAGAATCAACACGCGAATCGGAATCATCATCAACGGTATTGAAGTCACCATCCTCGTGCTCTGCATTGCCGCTCTAGCCGTGTTGCTCATTGTCAACGTCTTTGCCAGAACATTTGCCCAAAGTATCTACTTTGCAGAAGAAGTCTCCCAGTTCCTGGTCATACTCATCACCTTTATCGGCGTGAGCTACGGCGTGCGCAAGGCGCGCCACATCCGCATGGGGGCCTTCCTGGACGCCATGCCCCCCAAGCTCGAAAAGGCCTTCCTCATCTTCATCTGCTTCGTCAGCGCCATCACCATGGCCGTGCTCACCTGGTACTCCTACAAGTATCTGGCCCATGCCATGAAGATGTCGCACATGACGCCCGCCCTGCGCGTGCCCAAGTGGACGTTCTATGT from Oceanidesulfovibrio marinus includes:
- a CDS encoding TRAP transporter small permease, with product MSDTENHTGKHGILSRINTRIGIIINGIEVTILVLCIAALAVLLIVNVFARTFAQSIYFAEEVSQFLVILITFIGVSYGVRKARHIRMGAFLDAMPPKLEKAFLIFICFVSAITMAVLTWYSYKYLAHAMKMSHMTPALRVPKWTFYVIVPIGFGMACIQYVRTIIKNLTEKEPWQSPDQQSEYEDEEIGGATL